Within Agelaius phoeniceus isolate bAgePho1 chromosome 22, bAgePho1.hap1, whole genome shotgun sequence, the genomic segment cAGAGTCCCCCTCTGCTGGCACGTCTCGCCTGCTATTCTTAGCTCTCCAGCGCTGCGCTCTCCCGGCAATGGCACCGTATATTACTATTATTGCTGGCTGCCAACGTCTTGAAGCAGGCAGCCAGGATCGTGATGGGGCTTCCACACCCCTGGTGACCTGTCATTCggtccctgctgggctctggtcTTCAACAGGCTATTTCAGGAAATCCAATTTGATGGCCAGAAGGAGCACAAGCCACACGTTCAGCCCCTGCGCTGGATCCAGGCTCCTCCTGTTTCTGCTCAGATCCAGATTTTAGCTTCTCCCGTGTTGGCAATAAGGGCCAAGAGTCACCTTTGGCTCCAGATCCAAATTTCTGGCTGGGTGGGATCCAGGGTTTCGGCTCAGCTTGCTGGAGAGATGCGAGCGTCTGCAAAACCTGGATCTGGAGCCCCAGCCCCCACCGCAGCAGCTCCACCTGGCCATGAGACCCCAGCACGGGGCCTGATCCTGCCCTTGagggtgggcagagctggggagaccctcaccagcacagccaccagccACCCACACAGGCTCTGCATCCCacaggtgctggcactgctctgcctctgagctgctgatgGAAGggcccccaaacacccccaggctgggcttccCAACACCCTCCACTCATCCCGTGCCTTGCCcaagctgctgggagccaggccCAGCAGGAGGATTgagagggctgggggctgctcctccaaGCCCACGTGGCACAAGCCTTGGCACTCAGGAGGGAGATTTGGGCACCAAGCTCAGCACCAGCTCACCCAGGCTTGGAGAGGGACACCACGGTTTTGTCACCCTGTTCACCAGAGCAGGGACACGTGGAGCTGGTCCTGGTGCCCTGGCTCAGTGGGGTGACaacacccagggcagccccaaagctggctCACACCAACATCTCCCCACGTCAGTGCTCCCACCACTGCCACAGCCAAAAGGGGCCCCTCCAGGCTCGGATGTTCCACGGTCACTTTGATGGCTATTTTtgcattcccagccctgccggCGCTGTAATAAAGCTTGAAAGGGCTGACATGCTCCTTGCAGCCAAGCCCATCTCCCAGTggccttcccctgctccatccctgcacagacaGAGTCCTCAAGGGCTGGGAACCGTGGATGCATTCAGGGGGGAACAGTGGAGCATGGGGCTGAGAAACTGAGAAAGACCAAAAATTACATCAATTTCCTAAAGGAGAATCTGCACTGCTGACTGGATCCTGCTCCCATTTACACCGAGCAAGGCTGCCTGGATTCCCACAGGGATAACCAACCCCCACCAGccaggctctgtcccctcttcctggccaggggacaggcagggatcagctgtgggcagcacaaCCCTGGACCCCACAAGGGAGGTGACATGCAGGGCTGGATGTCACAGGATGGAGACACACCAGCGGTCCCAGCACCAACTTGCTCTGCAGGTTTGGCACAGGATGGAGGGACCAGACCGACTCCTCCAAGAAACCCCAACAGTCTGgaggaaggaaggcagcagcaagaggGAGCAGCCAGACAGGGGCCCCCGAAGCTCTGCTTgcctgccaggctggctgggacCACGGCGCCTGCATGCACGGTgatgggcacagctcagcacccGGCCGGGCATGGTCCGAGCCTCCCCCCCCCCGGCAGGATGAGGAGGGGGAGTCCGGtgggtggggaggggtcctggGCCTGCCCCGAGCCCTCCGCAGCGGGAGAACGCAGCATGGCTGGCGTCGCCAtccaggggaggctggaggggctgcGGGCTGTGCCGCTCTCCCCAGTGCCTcgggcagcaggagatggggacCCCCTCTCCCCCACCCACGGGGGAATCCTGGCGGAGCTGAGCGCCACGGTACCGCCGAGACGCCCCCGGCCATCCCCCGGCTCCCTCCTCCCCGGTTCACCCCCGGACAGCCGCTCGGCGGGGCCGGATGGGTCCGCAGGTGACACGTCCCGTTCCCGCGGGGCCGGTTCCGCACGGCTCCGGTGCCTCGTCGGTGAGAGCCCCCTCCGCACTGAGCACCGCGGACCCTCGGGACCGCTTCCCGCACCCCCCCCGCCCTCCCCGCTGGGCACGGCGGAGCCCGGGCACCGGCCCCCGCTCTGCGCTGGGCACCGCGGCACCCCCGGCACCGGGGCCACCCCCGCCGCTCTTACCCCGCTCCCGCCTCCTACATCCTCCGCCGGCTCCCGGGCGGTTCCCCGACGGCCCGGCTcggccgcccccggcccggctgctCCCGGCCCGGCTCGGTTGGGCTCGGCTGGTCCCGGCTCGGcccgggccggcgccccgcGCGTGGGAGCGCGGCGGGCGGCAGCATGCGAGTGGCGGCGGCCCCGCAGTGCAGCGCGGGCGGGCGCGGAGcggcgggagcggagcggggccgccGCGGCGCCGCCAAGACACGGCGGTGGATTTTCCCCGGGAGCCagagcgggcggcggcggcgcaaAATGGCTCCGGTGCGGCTCTGCCGCCGCCTCCCGGCGCCCCGGGACCCCACGGGGGGGAAGAGCGGGGGCAGCCGCACGTGGGGCCGGGGAGATGCTGAGGGTGCGGGATGAGTGGTACCCACCCGTGGGCATCCCCCGAGGCACCCTGTGGAGCCGGACTGGCACCCAGACAAGGGGTACCCGCCCGTGGGAATTCCTGCAGAGCCGGACTGGCACCGAGACAAGGGGTACCCACCCGTGGGCATCCCCCTGGATCACCCCAGCGAGCCGAGGGCACTCCGGGACTGTCACCCACGCCTGTCCACGGGCACACAGCctgccagggaggggacagagtgcagggacagccctggggtaCTGAGATAGCCCCGGGGTAGCCCCTGAGTGACAGAACAGCCCCGCGgtgccaggacagccccaggcaCGGTGCAGCCCCTGAGGCCCAGCCTTCCCTCAGCAGACCCAGGGCCACCCGCTGCTGCCTGCCCGCTGAGCCACTCACACCACACCCTGTAATTtgataataattataataataataattacagCGAGCACGGGCTGGAAGTGCAGGAACAATAACCTGGGTAACGCCCTGCAcactggcaggagcagcacggTGGCACAAGCCCCATCCTGGTGCCAAGCTGAGCCCAGAGCACCTCACCAGGCCCTGCCCAGTGCGTGGGGGGATGTGGCCCAAATGAGTGCCCTGTGTGTGTTTTTAAGCAGTCCTGTCCATGTCCCAGTGCTGTGGTTCAAGTGCCAAGGTTTTCCCACGGAACAGGACAccctggcagaggcagagctggggctgtccccactcCTGGTGTGCAGAGAGCCCCCCAAAAGGTGCCCCCAGGAAGAGATCTCCAGTCCCAGAGCCCACCAGGCCCTGTAGCATCCTGCATTGCTGACacggctgctcctgctgcaggcggggagcagagctctgccccCTCCTTCAGCAGTTATATAAAAGGATTAAAATTTAATAGGAACTTCAAAAGGGGAAGAACTGGGTGGTCGAAGGCAGCTGGCCTGGGGCCGGGTGTGGAGCAGAGGCACCTTGGGACACGTCTCAgttctgctgagcagcagcactgtggcaCATGGAGGCATCATCCAGCCATGGGGGcaaagtgtccgggcagcacGGGCAGCACGGGCATCCCATGAACCCACACTGGCTTTACTGAGCCATGGTGTCCCTGGGTCACAGTGGTGCACAGCTGCCATGGCACAGAGTCCCCATTCCCCAGGGTCAGCCCTTACCCAGCACCTCCACCTCTCTGCTGGCATCCAGGCAGCCTTTAATCATTGACCACCCACGGGCACAGCATCACCCACCCGTCCTGGTGCCCGCTGCCACCctgcccatcccatcccatgccatgccagcAGTCCCCAGGCATCACATCTCCTCCAGCCCGGTTCCTTCCATGCACGTGGGTTGGAgtgtgctggagagcagccctgtgctgggggagcaACACCCCGAGCTGGGGGGCAGCTGATGCACCCCTGTCCCCCACCACACCCAGAACCCGCCTGGCTGCACAGCAGCGGCTCTGCCCTCCCGCCGGTGCAGCACCGGGAgcggggctgtgctggcagcaggaacgagccagggctgggaaaacaCCATCTCCCGCCCACACACCGCCCACGGCCGGCCCCGAGCCCGctccgccgcccccgccgcgccggGGCTcacggggcgggggcggcgggtgCGGGGTGGGGGCAGCGCCCGGCACGGCCGCCCCCgcatgggcagggcaggggatggggcagggaacGGGGCAGGGAACCGGGCAGGGGGTGCGGGTCAGCAGCCCCGGGTGCAATGTCCGCCCCAATATCCGCCCTGGTGCAGGGTCCTGCTGTaggagccgggctgggctgggggcaggggctgcgggGGTCGGGGCTGCCCCATATCCATGGCACAGAAACCTCTCGGTGAGGGCCCAGCCAAGAAGCCTTTGGTTGGTTCATTTTTAATCCTGGCCAagagcaggagggctgcaggcaTGAGGCTTAGGGACACTGCAGGACATGATAGGGGGCCTCAAACAgcccctccagcagcccagctcatGCCATGGGGGTCTTGGGTCATGcgtgtccctgcaggatggggaTCCCCGGGAGACAACAGCAACCACCGAGCATCCCTCGCCATTCTGAGCATCCCTCACCACCCCACTGTGGCTCAGCTCCCATTGCTGGGTGAGTCCCTCTCCCAGCGCCAGTGCCGCTCTCCCAGCGCCAGTGCCGCTCTCCCAGCGCCAGTGCCGCTCTcccagtgccagtgccaccctgccGGTGCCTGCAATGCGGGGGGCAGGATCCGTGCTCGAGCAGGAGCTGCGGGCGCGTGGGAatgcacagagagcagagcggggtgggaggaggggagcGCACGAAGCCGGAGCTCCCCCCACGCTGCTCCCGATCCCTCACCTGGCAACAGGGACCGGGTCCCAGCGGGAATGTGGCACCGGGGCAGGCGGGGGCAGGGCCCTGGTGCCCACCCCGCTAGGAGGAGGTGAAGGAGGATGCTCGGGCGGCGGGAGCTggcccgggcggggccggcgggggcAGCGGGAAGCACCGGCCGATCTTGCGCAGGGTGCGGTGCAGGTCAGCGCGGAAACGCCGGATGGAGAAGCAGTAAACGACGGGGTCCAGGCAGCTGTtgaggctgagcagggccaCGCTCAGcgtgtgcagcacatccagggTGTCGGGGGGAGCACAGAGAGGTGCGGGGGGCCGGCTACCCACCCAGGGGGCGAGCGTCAGGTGGTAGGGGGCAACACAGACAACAAAgaccagcagcatccccagcaccaTGGCACGGGCCTGCTGCCGGTGGGAGCCTGGCGAGGCAGCGGCGGGCACCGAGAGCGCCCGGGCGATGGAGGCGTAGGTGCCCAGCACCACCAGGAAGGCGGCGGAGAAGAAAGCCACCATGGCGTAGGCATAGCCCCGCTGCCGCCCGTGCTGCTCAAAGCAGGCGGTGGTCCCGGCGGGGGTGGGGAAGGTCTGGTGGGTGGCCAGGGTGGGCacggcacagcccagccccagcagccaggccagggcacaggccaGAGCGGCGCCGCGGGGCCCCGGCAGCGGCAGCACCCGGCGCGCCGCCCGCACCGCGCAGAACCGGTTGAAGCTGATGAGGGCCATGAAGGTGATGGCGCTGTAGGTCGCCAGGTAGtaggcggcccctgccaggcgaCAGGTGGCCTCCGAGAGGAGCCAGTTCCCCCCAGCCAGGTAGTAGTGGATCCAGAGGGGAAGGGTGAGGTTGAAGAGGATGTCAGCCAGCGTGAGGTTGATGAGGTAGATGCGGATGGCCTTCCTCACCTTGCCGCTCTGCAGGAAGACCAGCAATGCCACCAGGTTGCCCGGCAGCCCCACACACAGCACCAGGCAGTAGACAATGGGCACCAGCACGAACTGCGCCGGGTTGTTGGGCAGGCACTCTCCAGGGTGCTCCACCAGCAGAGGTCCCGGCACTGAGCTGTTCATCCCTGGCTCCTGCAAAGAGGGCAAACAGTCAGGGACAAcccttggggacaggggagggacaTTGACCTGGACAGGACGACCTCTCTGgttggcactgctgggcactgaaggcagagccctgaggggatGCCTTCATCCGCCAGAAGGGCTCAGCTCacacaggagaggaggagaccccagctctgtccccccaCACAACAAGGGAGCATAGAGACCACTGTCAACTGCCCATCTAGATCCTGCAAGGAgtggcaggcacagctgcagcacagccaggggacagagctgcagccgCAGGCACCCGAAGGTGCCACACTGGCTCCAGtcggcagctgcagggcttaaCACCTCCCACACAGCACGTGCCTGTGGGGCCACCCACCCCAGCCctctcccagcaccccaaattccccatggAGCCAGGCATGAGGAAGTCACTGACTGGCTCAGCGAGCTGCAGAATGGAGAAACCCAGGTAGGGACAGGGGGTACAAACAGGGGGCCAGcaccccccgtgccccccagtcctgcacagcagggtctgCCTCTGGTCCTGGCCATGGGAAAGCACACTGTGCTGCAGTGGCTGTATCCAGGGCTGCAGTTACTTCACCTCCCATCACTGCCTGCCCACACCTCGCCAACGAAGGCACTGAGTCACCAGCTGGTGttttccagcacagcagggctggattcGGCACGCACGGCACCCAGCCCCGGGCTGAGGCATGGAGAGCACAAGCTGCTGAGCCTGGGGGACCTGAGTCTGACTCCCTCAGGGgtccccttttcctcctccttccccatcATACACACAGTGAATGCTCCATCCCACCCACACCACGATTGTTACTTACCTTGGGTCAGGCGGGAGCGGTTCTgtcccctctggctgctcctcgCTGtgacccagccaggctggggacgGCTTTAAGTGCTGGgggaggcaggggctgcctgaccCCCACCCaccatcccaaacccccctgTGTTACTGCctgtgggacagcagctggagtGGGGAGAGCACCTGTGTGTGTATGTAACAGGGAATTCCCTGCTGGAGCCACCCTAAGATCCCCTGCGCCGGCTGACGGGGCTGGGGACGTGTGGGAGTGGCCAGTACTGGCCTGGCTGACCCCCCTGCCGTGCCCCCAACCTCATCTAATTCCATTTCCCAGGGCCCTTCTCCCACCCACGCCTGGATGAAAGCAGCAGAGGGTCAGGTTTCTGCAcccagcagctggggacaagagGGATGCCCCAAAGGGATCAAAGCAGGAatctgcctcctcctgcctctttGTGCTTTTGTTGGCTTCAAAGCTGGTTTTAAGGGGAGCAGCCCTAGAGGCCCCCCCAAGatctgtgagcatctgagtcaCTGCTTTGTGTGGTAAGAAATTTGTGTGTGCTCTTTTAGGACACCAAAGATGTCACCCTGAGGTAGGTGACACCTAACTTCAGGTCCCACCAGGGGTACAGGGGTGACTTACACCCCTTGCTCATCCCAATAGCCAGACTCCCCACACAGCCATCCCAGCCCCCTTGCTGGGAGCCACTTCACGTGAGCTGTGGTTCATCCTGAGCATGCTGTGCCCATCTGGGGGGGCAGAGGGTGGCTCCCTGTGGGAGCTAGATCCACAAACAGCACATGCCTGCCTGGGCACTCGCTCCTGTCACTGCCTTGGTGTGCAGCAAGGGGCTTGGCACATTGTTGGGGGGCTGTGGGATCCCACCTCAGATGGGCTCTCCCCACTGTCCAtctgcctctgtgccagctcctgcaccagctcccacACGTCCCCAGGCCTTGTGTCCAGGCACTGTCCCCAGGGACTGGGTTCTCCAGCCCCAGGACATCCCCTTAGCCCCCGAGGCTCAGCGTGGAGGGAAGGCAGAAATAAACAGGGAGgcaaaacatgaaaaacaagagattttattccaaaatttgaaagagagcagagccagcccctgcTTAGTGTGGCCAAACACTGGAAAGAGCCGGACACCTTGTGCGAGTtcagcagtgtcacagcagtgtcacagtggtgcCATGGCCACCATCCCACAGCACCAGCCCAGGTCCCACAGTGTGGGGACAGCCAGCACCAGAGTCactggcagaggcaggagaggaCACACTGTGTCTCATCAGCAAGGATGCGATGTCATCCCTGAAAATACCATGAAGGTGTTGCTCCCCAGCAGCCGAGCCGTCTGTCCTTCCCGTCTGTCCTTCCTGTCTGTCCTTCCCGTCTGTCCTTCCCGCCTCTCATCACTCGAACTTGGGCCGGGGGGCAGCTGGGTACCCGCGGATGttgagcagcaggaggaggccgAGGGAGAGGGTGGCCGGGGCACACATGGCCAGCGGCTCCTGCAGCGCCAGCAGAGTGTAGATGGCACCTGGGcaaggagcagagcacaggaatGGGGGTCTCTGGCCAAGGGTGTCCCCAGACCCCACGATGGGCAGTGAGTGCCCGCTGGCTCTCACCTATCATGACGACGCTGAGGATGAAGTTGCtgatctcctgcagcagctggggccCAAATGCCAGCAACAGCCCGGCCGT encodes:
- the LOC129129969 gene encoding platelet-activating factor receptor-like, whose translation is MNSSVPGPLLVEHPGECLPNNPAQFVLVPIVYCLVLCVGLPGNLVALLVFLQSGKVRKAIRIYLINLTLADILFNLTLPLWIHYYLAGGNWLLSEATCRLAGAAYYLATYSAITFMALISFNRFCAVRAARRVLPLPGPRGAALACALAWLLGLGCAVPTLATHQTFPTPAGTTACFEQHGRQRGYAYAMVAFFSAAFLVVLGTYASIARALSVPAAASPGSHRQQARAMVLGMLLVFVVCVAPYHLTLAPWVGSRPPAPLCAPPDTLDVLHTLSVALLSLNSCLDPVVYCFSIRRFRADLHRTLRKIGRCFPLPPPAPPGPAPAARASSFTSS
- the TMEM35B gene encoding transmembrane protein 35B; this encodes MAAAFTALRVLLGLFFFLTGVLKVSDWLSADLHRHMASEFVRFAKVFPLKDLGFVPEPGRYLAAVGWVEVTAGLLLAFGPQLLQEISNFILSVVMIGAIYTLLALQEPLAMCAPATLSLGLLLLLNIRGYPAAPRPKFE